In Actinomycetota bacterium, the genomic window CCCCGGTGGGTCCTGGGCCACGCCGTCGTCCTGGCGGTCGTCGTGGCGTGCGTCCTGCTCGGGCAGTGGCAGCTGCGACGGCTCGACTCCCGGCGCGAGCTGAATGCGCTGATCGAGGCCCGCGCCGCCGCCCCCGTGGCCGACCTCGGTGACCTCCTGCCGCTCGGACCCGAGGACGGCTACCGGCGGGTGCGGGCATCCGGAACGTACGACCCCCAGACCGAGGTGATCGTCCTCGGGACGGGGTTCGGAGACGGACGCCCC contains:
- a CDS encoding SURF1 family protein, with amino-acid sequence MYSSLFRPRWVLGHAVVLAVVVACVLLGQWQLRRLDSRRELNALIEARAAAPVADLGDLLPLGPEDGYRRVRASGTYDPQTEVIVLGTGFGDGRPGNRLLTALRTDAGVLVVDRGVVPPRMDRPPVRGAGPPSGRVEV